A single Muntiacus reevesi chromosome 9, mMunRee1.1, whole genome shotgun sequence DNA region contains:
- the RAG1 gene encoding V(D)J recombination-activating protein 1 gives MAVSLPPTLGLSSAPDEIQHPHIKFSEWKFKLFRVRSFEKAPENAQAEKQDSSEGAPSLEQSPAALDKAGGTKPALTQPALKPHPKFLKKFHDDGKARDKAIHQANLRHLCRICGNSLKADQHHRKYPVHGPVDGKTQVLLRKKEKRATSWPDLIAKVFRIDVKADVDSIHPTEFCHNCWSFMHRKFSSAPCEVYSPRNAVMEWHPHTPSCDICDAARRGLKRKSQPPNSQLSKRLRTVMDRARQARRCKRRTQDRISSKELMKKIANCSKIHLSTRLLAVDFPAHFVKSISCQICEHILADPVETNCKHVFCRICILRCLKVMGSYCPSCRYPCFPTDLESPVKSFLSILNSLMVKCPAEECDEEVSLEKYNHHVSSHKESKETFVHINKGGRPRQHLLSLTRRAQKHRLRELKMQVKAFADKEEGGDVKSVCLTLFLLALRARNEHRQADELEAIMKGRGSGLQPAVCLAIRVNTFLSCSQYHKMYRTVKAITGRQIFQPLHALRSAEKVLLPGYHPFEWQPPLKNVSSSTDVGIIDGLSGLASSVDDYPVDTIAKRFRYDAALVSALKDMEEDILEGMRAQELEDYLNGPFTVVVKESCDGMGDVSEKHGSGPAVPEKAVRFSFTVMKISIAHGSQNVKVFEEAKPNSELCCKPLCLMLADESDHETLTAILSPLIAEREAMKSSELMLEMGGILRTFKFIFRGTGYDEKLVREVEGLEASGSVYICTLCDATRLEASQNLVFHSITRSHAENLERYEVWRSNPYHETVEELRDRVKGVSAKPFIETVPSIDALHCDIGNAAEFYKIFQLEIGEVYKNPNASKEERKRWQATLDKHLRKKMNLKPIMRMNGNFARKLMTKETVEAVCELIPSQERHEALRELMDLYLKMKPVWRSSCPAKECAESLCQYSFNSQRFAELLSTKFKYRYEGKITNYFHKTLAHVPEIIERDGSIGAWASEGNESGNKLFRRFRKMNARQSKYYEMEDVLKHHWLYTSKYLQKFMNAHNALKDSGFTLNSQGGLGDSLDLEDSPEPQDSMEF, from the coding sequence ATGGCTGTCTCTCTGCCACCCACCCTGGGACTCAGTTCTGCCCCAGATGAAATCCAGCATCCACATATTAAATTTTCAGAATGGAAATTTAAACTGTTCAGAGTGAGATCCTTTGAAAAGGCCCCTGAAAATGCTCAAGCAGAAAAGCAAGATTCCTCCGAGGGGGCGCCCTCTCTAGAGCAATCTCCAGCAGCCCTGGACAAGGCTGGTGGTACGAAGCCAGCCTTGACTCAACCGGCATTAAAGCCCCACCCAAAGTTTCTGAAAAAATTCCATGATGATGGAAAAGCAAGAGACAAAGCAATCCACCAAGCCAACCTGCGACATCTCTGCCGCATCTGTGGGAATTCTCTCAAAGCTGATCAGCACCACAGGAAATATCCAGTCCACGGGCCCGTGGATGGCAAAACCCAAGTCCTCTTacgaaagaaggaaaagagggccaCGTCCTGGCCAGACCTCATTGCCAAGGTCTTCCGGATCGACGTGAAGGCAGATGTGGACTCGATCCACCCCACTGAGTTCTGTCATAACTGCTGGAGCTTCATGCACAGGAAGTTCAGCAGTGCCCCGTGTGAGGTTTACTCCCCGAGGAATGCAGTGATGGAGTGGCACCCCCACACACCATCCTGTGACATCTGCGATGCTGCCCGCCGGGGACTCAAGAGGAAGAGTCAGCCGCCAAACTCGCAGCTCAGCAAAAGACTCAGAACTGTGATGGACCGAGCGAGACAAGCCCGACGGTGCAAGAGAAGAACTCAGGACAGGATCAGCAGCAAGGAACTGATGAAGAAGATCGCCAACTGCAGTAAGATACACCTCAGTACCAGGCTCCTGGCAGTGGACTTCCCGGCGCACTTTGTGAAATCTATCTCCTGCCAGATTTGCGAACACATTCTGGCGGACCCCGTGGAGACCAACTGTAAGCACGTCTTTTGCAGGATCTGCATTCTCAGATGCCTCAAAGTCATGGGCAGCTATTGTCCTTCTTGCCGATATCCCTGCTTCCCCACTGACCTGGAGAGTCCGGTGAAGTCTTTTCTGAGCATCTTGAATTCCCTGATGGTGAAATGTCCAGCAGAGGAGTGCGATGAGGAGGTCAGCTTGGAAAAATACAATCACCATGTCTCAAGCCACAAGGAATCGAAAGAGACTTTTGTGCACATCAATAAAGGGGGCCGGCCCCGCCAGCATCTCCTGTCCCTGACCCGCCGGGCTCAGAAGCACCGTCTGAGGGAGCTCAAGATGCAGGTCAAGGCTTTCGCCGACAAGGAAGAAGGTGGAGATGTGAAGTCTGTGTGCCTGACCTTGTTCCTGCTGGCGCTGAGAGCCAGAAATGAGCACAGGCAAGCCGATGAGCTGGAGGCCATCATGAAGGGACGTGGCTCTGGCCTGCAGCCGGCTGTCTGCTTGGCCATCCGCGTCAACACCTTCCTCAGCTGCAGCCAGTACCACAAGATGTACAGGACTGTGAAGGCCATCACCGGGAGGCAGATTTTCCAGCCTCTGCACGCCCTTCGGAGTGCTGAGAAAGTCCTTTTGCCAGGCTACCACCCTTTCGAGTGGCAGCCACCTCTGAAGAACGTGTCTTCCAGCACCGACGTGGGCATTATTGATGGACTGTCCGGACTGGCCTCCTCTGTGGACGATTACCCGGTGGACACCATCGCCAAGCGCTTCCGCTATGATGCTGCTTTGGTGTCGGCTCTGAAGGACATGGAAGAAGACATCCTGGAGGGCATGAGAGCCCAAGAGCTTGAGGACTACCTGAACGGGCCCTTCACCGTGGTGGTGAAGGAGTCTTGTGATGGGATGGGAGACGTGAGCGAGAAGCACGGCAGCGGACCGGCAGTTCCGGAAAAGGCGGTTCGGTTTTCCTTCACGGTCATGAAAATCAGCATCGCTCATGGGTCACAGAACGTGAAGGTGTTCGAGGAAGCCAAGCCTAACTCCGAGCTGTGCTGCAAGCCGCTGTGCCTCATGCTAGCCGATGAGTCTGACCACGAGACCCTGACGGCCATCCTGAGCCCTCTGATTGCCGAGAGGGAGGCCATGAAGAGCAGCGAATTAATGCTGGAGATGGGAGGCATCCTCCGGACTTTCAAGTTCATCTTTAGGGGCACCGGCTACGATGAGAAACTGGTCCGGGAAGTGGAAGGCCTCGAGGCTTCCGGCTCCGTCTACATCTGCACCCTTTGTGATGCCACCCGCCTGGAGGCCTCTCAAAATCTGGTCTTCCACTCCATAACCAGAAGCCACGCTGAGAATCTGGAGCGCTATGAGGTCTGGCGTTCTAACCCCTACCACGAGACGGTGGAGGAACTGCGGGACCGGGTGAAGGGGGTCTCGGCCAAACCCTTCATTGAGACGGTCCCTTCCATAGACGCCCTCCACTGCGACATCGGCAATGCGGCTGAGTTCTACAAGATCTTCCAGCTGGAGATCGGAGAGGTGTATAAGAACCCCAACGCctccaaagaggaaaggaaaagatggcAGGCTACCCTGGACAAGCACCTCCGGAAGAAGATGAACCTGAAGCCCATCATGAGGATGAACGGCAACTTTGCCCGGAAGCTCATGACCAAAGAGACAGTTGAGGCAGTTTGCGAATTAATTCCCTCCCAGGAGAGGCACGAAGCCCTGAGGGAACTGATGGACCTTTATTTGAAGATGAAACCCGTCTGGCGATCCTCATGCCCTGCTAAAGAGTGCGCGGAATCCCTCTGCCAGTATAGCTTCAATTCACAGCGCTTTGCTGAGCTCCTCTCCACCAAGTTCAAGTATAGATATGAGGGCAAGATCACCAATTATTTTCACAAAACCTTGGCTCATGTCCCTGAAATTATTGAGCGGGATGGCTCCATTGGGGCATGGGCAAGCGAGGGAAACGAATCTGGCAACAAACTGTTCAGGCGTTTCCGGAAAATGAATGCCAGGCAGTCCAAGTACTATGAAATGGAAGATGTCTTGAAACATCACTGGCTGTATACCTCCAAATACCTGCAGAAGTTTATGAATGCTCATAATGCCCTGAAAGACTCGGGGTTTACGCTAAACTCGCAGGGAGGCTTAGGGGACTCGTTAGACCTAGAGGACTCTCCAGAACCGCAAGATTCAATGGAATTTTAA